The proteins below come from a single Acidobacteriota bacterium genomic window:
- a CDS encoding SEC-C domain-containing protein, translating to MGPGREGKEVCDLLVVCGQHVIIFSDKHCRFEEGNDINLAWSRWFRKAVLKSADQVRGAERWIRSFPARLFLDRACRNRFPIALPTPGDAIFHRIVVAHGVSKPFKRLGGGSGSLMLMSDVAGNRHYDIPFTIGWVGDTSEGYVHVFDDTTLDIVVKTLDTITDFVWYLQSKERLFAGNTKISATGEEELLAYYLGHLNSEERHDFVFPGGYDAVALTEGHWERFLVSPERAAQLEADKVSYFWDGLIEKFSHHVMQGTQYEASPAGVSEQERIFRFMAKEPRTRRRMLSNALLEKVAITPRDHWGVRLILPSNPGDPHYVFLAFPHYSSVPEHENRTARRQLLSDYCMVTKLEHRGAEHIVGIATEVGLDGSPHTEDALYYDATDWTDAEEREARAIQNELGLLKNVKISRGTEHDYPTKVTPSSVGISRNSRCTCGSGKRYKRCCGRDAQKTRAVS from the coding sequence ATGGGCCCCGGTCGAGAAGGAAAAGAGGTTTGTGACTTACTCGTCGTATGCGGTCAACACGTAATCATCTTCTCCGACAAACACTGCCGTTTTGAGGAAGGCAACGACATCAACTTGGCGTGGTCGAGGTGGTTCCGCAAGGCAGTGCTGAAATCCGCTGATCAGGTTCGAGGCGCGGAAAGGTGGATACGAAGCTTCCCGGCGCGACTCTTCCTAGACCGTGCGTGCCGTAACAGATTTCCGATCGCTCTGCCGACTCCGGGAGATGCGATATTTCACCGTATCGTTGTGGCCCACGGAGTCAGCAAGCCGTTCAAGAGGTTGGGTGGTGGGAGCGGAAGCCTGATGTTGATGTCAGACGTCGCAGGAAATCGTCATTACGATATCCCCTTCACTATTGGTTGGGTTGGAGATACTTCCGAGGGGTATGTGCACGTTTTCGATGACACGACACTTGACATCGTTGTGAAGACGCTCGACACAATTACAGATTTTGTGTGGTATCTGCAAAGTAAGGAAAGGCTTTTCGCTGGCAATACGAAAATCAGCGCAACCGGGGAAGAAGAGCTGCTCGCCTACTATCTTGGGCACCTCAATTCAGAAGAACGCCACGACTTTGTGTTTCCCGGCGGATACGATGCAGTAGCTCTGACGGAAGGTCATTGGGAGCGATTCCTTGTTAGTCCGGAGAGGGCGGCGCAATTGGAGGCAGACAAGGTTAGCTATTTCTGGGACGGGTTGATCGAGAAATTCAGTCATCATGTCATGCAGGGTACCCAGTATGAAGCAAGTCCGGCTGGCGTTAGCGAACAGGAAAGAATTTTCCGGTTCATGGCGAAGGAGCCCCGGACACGTCGAAGAATGTTGTCGAATGCCCTTCTCGAGAAGGTTGCCATCACGCCGCGTGATCACTGGGGAGTGCGCCTAATTCTTCCGTCGAACCCCGGTGATCCTCATTACGTTTTCCTCGCATTCCCACACTACTCAAGTGTGCCGGAACACGAGAATCGAACCGCCCGTCGGCAACTTCTCTCCGACTACTGCATGGTGACAAAGCTCGAGCACAGAGGTGCTGAACACATCGTTGGAATTGCCACGGAGGTTGGGCTCGACGGTTCTCCTCATACGGAGGACGCGCTCTACTACGATGCCACGGACTGGACGGATGCTGAGGAACGAGAAGCAAGAGCAATCCAAAATGAATTGGGACTGCTGAAGAACGTCAAGATTTCTCGTGGGACGGAACACGACTATCCGACGAAGGTGACACCGTCATCGGTTGGAATATCGCGTAACTCCCGCTGCACTTGCGGTAGCGGCAAACGGTACAAGCGTTGCTGTGGCAGAGACGCACAGAAAACACGTGCCGTGTCGTGA
- a CDS encoding citrate synthase produces MPQDSLTITDNRTGQTYTLPVENGTIRAMDLRKIKTDPEDFGLMTYDPAFMNTASCRSAITYIDGDKGILRYRGYPIEVLAEHCTYLEVAYLIMFGELPTAAQLKEWVFEITHHTMLHETTKKFMEGFRYNAHPMVMLVSTVAALSNVYPDSRKIDDPASRLLQVKRLIGKLPSIAAMSYRHMVGFPYVYPDNDLTYTENFMNMLWKMVEPKYAANPVIARALDILFILHADHEQNCSTNAMRAVGSSHTDPYLATSAAAAALSGPLHGGANEEVLRMLDEIGSKDNVPAYIKKIKEGKGKLMGFGHRVYKNYDPRAKIIKWAADRVFEITGRNTKIEIALELERIALEDDYFVTRKLYPNVDFYSGIMYQAMGFKPEMFTVLFAIPRAAGWLAQWQEMLTDPEQKIARPRQVWIGHETRPFVPMEQRGTGVTAR; encoded by the coding sequence ATGCCGCAAGATTCTCTGACCATTACCGACAACCGCACTGGCCAGACCTATACCCTCCCCGTCGAAAATGGAACCATTCGCGCGATGGATCTCCGCAAGATCAAGACCGATCCCGAAGACTTCGGCCTGATGACCTACGATCCCGCCTTCATGAACACGGCATCTTGCCGCAGCGCGATCACCTACATCGACGGCGACAAAGGCATCCTCCGTTATCGCGGATATCCCATCGAAGTCCTCGCCGAGCATTGCACGTATCTGGAAGTTGCCTACCTGATCATGTTCGGCGAACTGCCTACCGCCGCCCAGTTGAAAGAGTGGGTGTTCGAGATCACCCATCACACCATGCTGCACGAGACTACCAAGAAATTCATGGAAGGTTTCCGCTACAACGCGCATCCGATGGTGATGCTGGTCAGCACGGTAGCCGCCCTTTCGAACGTGTATCCCGATTCCAGAAAGATCGATGACCCCGCCAGCCGCCTGCTGCAAGTCAAGCGCCTGATCGGCAAGCTCCCGTCGATCGCGGCGATGTCTTATCGCCACATGGTCGGATTTCCGTACGTCTATCCCGACAACGATCTCACCTACACCGAAAATTTCATGAACATGTTGTGGAAGATGGTCGAGCCGAAATACGCTGCCAATCCAGTCATCGCGCGCGCTCTCGACATTCTTTTCATTCTGCATGCGGACCACGAACAGAATTGCAGCACCAATGCGATGCGTGCGGTGGGCAGTTCGCATACCGATCCGTACCTCGCCACCTCGGCCGCTGCTGCTGCCCTCTCCGGACCGCTCCATGGCGGAGCAAACGAGGAAGTCCTGCGTATGCTCGACGAGATCGGCTCCAAAGACAATGTCCCTGCCTACATCAAGAAAATCAAGGAAGGCAAAGGCAAGCTCATGGGATTCGGTCACCGCGTCTACAAGAACTACGATCCGCGCGCGAAAATCATCAAGTGGGCCGCCGACCGCGTCTTCGAGATCACTGGACGCAACACAAAAATCGAGATCGCCCTCGAACTCGAACGCATCGCGCTCGAAGACGATTATTTCGTGACCCGCAAGCTCTATCCCAACGTCGATTTCTATTCCGGGATCATGTACCAGGCCATGGGTTTCAAGCCGGAAATGTTCACGGTGCTGTTCGCGATTCCGCGAGCCGCAGGATGGCTGGCCCAGTGGCAGGAAATGCTCACCGACCCGGAACAGAAAATCGCTCGCCCGCGCCAGGTCTGGATCGGCCACGAAACCCGTCCCTTCGTACCGATGGAGCAGCGAGGCACCGGAGTTACGGCGCGGTAG
- a CDS encoding cupin domain-containing protein codes for MPSVDRRTLLYLFGIASVTPLLPAQTTATSTVVVANPGESRFAFSTQQQAKLTPCKLTSADSGGTMTAFELSAMPQTGPYLHVHHREDEWYYVLSGEFLFKAGAESHTLPTGASIWLPRNIPHTWANTSNAEAKLILVCQPGGFEKFFEEMGNEMAKASSAEAQQKMKEVMAKYGMELLGPPLFKPLRAGH; via the coding sequence ATGCCGAGCGTCGACCGCCGTACTCTCCTTTACCTGTTCGGAATCGCATCCGTCACTCCGCTGTTGCCCGCGCAGACGACGGCCACCAGTACGGTGGTCGTGGCGAATCCCGGCGAGAGCCGGTTCGCGTTTTCCACCCAGCAACAAGCCAAGCTGACTCCCTGCAAGCTGACTTCCGCCGACAGCGGAGGCACTATGACTGCTTTTGAGCTGAGCGCCATGCCGCAGACGGGCCCGTACCTGCACGTCCATCATCGGGAGGACGAGTGGTACTACGTGCTCTCGGGAGAATTCCTTTTCAAGGCCGGAGCCGAATCCCACACTCTGCCGACCGGCGCGAGTATCTGGCTGCCGCGTAACATTCCCCACACTTGGGCCAACACGTCGAACGCGGAGGCCAAACTGATCCTGGTCTGCCAACCGGGCGGATTCGAGAAGTTCTTTGAAGAGATGGGAAATGAGATGGCGAAGGCGTCCTCGGCCGAAGCCCAGCAGAAAATGAAAGAAGTGATGGCCAAGTATGGGATGGAGTTGTTGGGACCTCCACTGTTCAAGCCTTTGCGGGCGGGGCACTGA
- a CDS encoding response regulator — protein MVERILIVDDEETICEIISSMLVGAGYECQATTSGVEALAWLRSGAPFDLIVSDMMRPGLDGPALLERVLAEFPAIPLIFATSVYDHSIALAALRNGARGYLNKPFEPGELLFMVSRVLETHRIKAHTGPDKSEFDLWTTARSEQLRKTLLEMEGVDEEKLGHAWRQLDTYGEQHRQQVAAFAAGVGRAMNLSKEQISGLARGAFIHDVGQISAFRDLLLDSGKLLPHELAALCRGCNDAYAILKTIPGLKDVAETVYAYQECFDGTGHPRGLKGSQIPLEARIITVVHGMITANWGRGHRDYARSIASVKEEMQRRSGRQYDPEIVEAILPMSADDWEDVDAETRLMRW, from the coding sequence ATGGTCGAGCGGATTCTCATCGTCGATGACGAAGAAACCATCTGCGAGATCATCTCGTCGATGCTCGTTGGTGCCGGGTACGAGTGTCAGGCCACGACTTCGGGAGTCGAGGCGCTGGCATGGCTTCGATCGGGAGCACCATTCGACCTGATAGTGTCTGACATGATGAGGCCCGGTCTCGACGGCCCGGCGTTGCTGGAGCGCGTGCTAGCCGAATTCCCCGCCATACCCCTGATCTTCGCCACCTCAGTTTACGATCATTCCATAGCTCTGGCGGCGCTGCGCAATGGGGCCCGCGGATACCTGAACAAGCCCTTTGAGCCGGGTGAATTGTTATTCATGGTGAGCCGGGTGCTGGAGACCCACCGAATCAAGGCCCACACGGGCCCAGACAAAAGTGAGTTTGATTTATGGACGACAGCCCGGAGTGAGCAACTGCGGAAGACATTGTTAGAGATGGAGGGTGTGGATGAGGAAAAATTGGGCCATGCATGGCGCCAGCTTGATACGTACGGCGAGCAACATCGCCAGCAGGTAGCGGCGTTCGCCGCGGGAGTTGGCCGCGCCATGAATCTTTCGAAGGAGCAAATCAGCGGGCTTGCGCGCGGCGCCTTCATCCACGATGTTGGCCAGATTTCCGCCTTTCGCGACCTGCTCCTCGATTCCGGCAAACTCCTTCCACACGAACTCGCCGCTCTGTGCCGTGGCTGCAACGATGCCTATGCGATATTGAAAACGATCCCCGGCCTGAAAGACGTCGCAGAGACTGTCTATGCATATCAGGAATGTTTCGACGGTACAGGCCACCCGCGCGGACTGAAAGGCAGCCAGATTCCATTGGAAGCGCGAATTATCACTGTTGTCCACGGGATGATTACCGCCAATTGGGGAAGGGGACATCGCGATTACGCGCGGAGTATAGCTTCCGTTAAGGAAGAAATGCAGCGCCGGTCCGGACGACAGTACGATCCGGAAATTGTGGAGGCAATTCTCCCGATGTCCGCAGACGACTGGGAGGATGTGGATGCGGAGACGCGATTGATGCGGTGGTAA